From Nitrospiria bacterium, a single genomic window includes:
- a CDS encoding NAD(P)-dependent alcohol dehydrogenase, which yields MLSTRGYAVKGPSSNFEPFSFERREPGPHDVLIEILYCGICHSDIHQARDEWGGAIFPMVPGHEIIGRVTRVGYAVKRFKTGEIAGVGCFVDSCRVCASCKEGLEQYCDRGPNFTYNGREKDGKTPTYGGYSSQIVVDEHYTLKISPKLPPANAAPLLCAGITTYSPLRRFKVGPGQRVGVVGLGGLGHMAVKLAASMGAEVTVFSRSNSKEQDARRLGARDFILTKNPKTLAVHVGRFDFILDAVSAPHDLNAYLNLLRRDGTLVLVGAPAKPVEIQAFSLIPKRRQLAGSMFGGIRETQEMLDYCAAKNIASDVEVISIQQVEAAYERVMKGDVRYRFSLDMKTL from the coding sequence ATGTTATCGACTCGCGGATACGCCGTCAAAGGCCCGTCATCCAATTTTGAGCCGTTCAGCTTCGAGCGGCGCGAACCCGGCCCTCACGACGTGCTCATTGAAATCCTCTACTGCGGAATCTGCCACTCCGACATCCATCAGGCGCGGGACGAGTGGGGCGGCGCGATCTTCCCCATGGTCCCCGGCCATGAAATCATCGGACGCGTGACCCGCGTCGGCTACGCGGTGAAACGATTCAAAACCGGCGAAATCGCCGGGGTCGGCTGCTTCGTGGATTCCTGCCGGGTATGCGCGAGCTGCAAGGAAGGATTGGAGCAGTACTGCGATCGCGGCCCGAACTTTACCTACAACGGCCGCGAGAAGGACGGAAAAACGCCCACCTACGGCGGCTACTCCTCGCAAATCGTCGTGGACGAGCACTACACGCTCAAGATCTCGCCCAAGCTCCCGCCGGCCAACGCCGCGCCCCTACTCTGCGCCGGGATCACCACGTACTCGCCGCTCCGGCGATTCAAGGTCGGGCCGGGACAACGGGTCGGGGTGGTCGGGCTGGGCGGTCTGGGACACATGGCCGTCAAGCTGGCCGCCTCGATGGGCGCGGAGGTCACCGTCTTCAGCCGGTCCAACTCGAAAGAACAGGATGCGCGACGGCTGGGTGCGCGGGATTTCATCCTAACGAAGAATCCGAAGACCCTCGCCGTCCATGTCGGCCGCTTTGATTTCATTCTCGACGCGGTGTCCGCTCCCCATGATCTAAACGCGTATCTGAATCTGTTGCGCCGGGACGGAACCCTGGTGCTCGTGGGCGCGCCGGCAAAACCCGTCGAGATCCAGGCCTTCTCGCTCATTCCCAAGAGAAGACAATTGGCCGGCTCGATGTTCGGCGGCATTCGCGAGACCCAGGAGATGCTGGATTACTGCGCGGCCAAGAACATCGCCTCCGATGTCGAGGTGATCTCCATTCAACAGGTCGAGGCGGCTTACGAGCGGGTCATGAAAGGGGATGTCCGCTATCGTTTCAGCCTCGACATGAAAACGCTGTGA
- a CDS encoding non-heme iron oxygenase ferredoxin subunit translates to MAGFVKVGTTGDPAPGQGKKVEAGGKKIALFNVDGTYYAIDDTCSHRGGPLSEGELSGNEVTCPWHGAVFDVKTGNTLGAPATKGVARYNVRVSGDSIEVEV, encoded by the coding sequence ATGGCGGGATTCGTGAAGGTCGGAACGACGGGGGACCCGGCCCCGGGACAGGGAAAGAAGGTCGAGGCGGGCGGCAAGAAGATTGCGTTGTTCAACGTCGACGGGACGTATTACGCGATCGACGACACCTGCTCCCATCGGGGCGGCCCCTTGTCGGAGGGCGAGCTTTCGGGGAACGAAGTCACCTGTCCCTGGCACGGCGCGGTCTTCGATGTGAAAACCGGAAACACCCTCGGGGCCCCGGCGACCAAGGGGGTCGCGCGCTACAACGTCCGCGTGTCGGGCGACAGCATCGAGGTCGAGGTTTGA
- a CDS encoding tetratricopeptide repeat protein, translated as MKKRACAFLGPWWIVAAAFLLLPGCIPPSGEPPTGEPPLTPITGRTADPSRTGQEEASLQLTDQGRRLMASGRLDEADSVFQKAISLYPNNPYAYYYLGQARYLRKDYTRSLTPLRQAELYLSDDPAWLARVHALHGQVDEALSQFDDARNQYQKALALDSRNPEARDGLARVQTLAPPAE; from the coding sequence ATGAAGAAACGAGCATGCGCTTTCCTCGGGCCGTGGTGGATCGTCGCGGCCGCATTTCTTTTACTGCCGGGCTGCATCCCGCCGTCCGGAGAGCCGCCCACGGGCGAGCCGCCGTTGACGCCGATCACCGGTCGGACGGCCGATCCTTCCCGGACCGGACAAGAGGAGGCCTCGCTGCAATTGACCGATCAGGGACGTCGGCTGATGGCCTCGGGCCGCCTGGACGAGGCCGACTCGGTATTCCAGAAGGCGATCTCGCTCTATCCGAACAATCCCTACGCCTATTATTATCTAGGCCAGGCCCGCTACCTCAGGAAGGACTATACCCGATCGCTGACCCCGCTCCGGCAGGCCGAGCTCTACCTCTCGGACGATCCGGCCTGGCTGGCCCGCGTCCACGCACTGCATGGACAGGTCGATGAAGCGCTCTCACAATTCGACGACGCGCGCAACCAGTACCAAAAAGCCCTCGCCCTTGACTCCCGCAACCCGGAAGCCCGCGACGGACTTGCGCGGGTCCAAACCCTCGCGCCGCCCGCCGAATAA